One genomic window of Cricetulus griseus strain 17A/GY chromosome 3, alternate assembly CriGri-PICRH-1.0, whole genome shotgun sequence includes the following:
- the LOC100763435 gene encoding olfactory receptor 52K1-like — protein sequence MPSCNHSIPQPTIFTLAGIPGLESSQGWFSVPFFLIFVITIIGNITILSIIWIERSLHEPMFLLLATLSVVDLCLVIVTVPRMLGIFWMNAKEISFDACLTQMFFIPSFYVMESGILLAMAFDRFVAICYPLRYTTILDYSMLLKMVLAILARAVTVLTPAPILTKRLEQFQTKVIAYSYCAYMALVMIACGDITNHIVYGLLVIVASVGVDLVFVILSYILILHAVFHIPSWQARSKALSTCGSHLCVIGLFYSPVVFSVLSQILGYHMAPYLQIIIDNLYFLVPPMVNPLIYAARTKQMREWVFQVLSCHRD from the coding sequence ATGCCTTCATGCAATCACTCCATTCCTCAGCCCACGATATTCACCCTGGCTGGAATCCCAGGCTTGGAATCCTCTCAAGGCTGGTTTTCTGTACCCTTTTTCTTGATATTTGTAATAACTATCATAGGAAATATCACCATCTTAAGTATCATTTGGATAGAGAGGAGTCTCCATGAGCCGATGTTTCTTCTCTTGGCTACACTATCAGTTGTGGACCTATGTCTAGTTATAGTCACTGTACCACGAATGTTAGGAATCTTCTGGATGAATGCCAAAGAAATCAGCTTTGATGCCTGCCTCACACAAATGTTTTTCATCCCTTCCTTTTATGTAATGGAATCAGGAATCCTCTTGGCCATGGCTTTTGATAGATTTGTGGCTATTTGTTATCCTCTGAGGTACACAACCATCCTTGATTACAGCATGCTTCTGAAGATGGTACTAGCTATACTGGCAAGAGCAGTGACAGTGCTGACCCCTGCACCCATCCTGACAAAAAGACTGGAACAATTCCAAACCAAGGTCATTGCTTACTCCTACTGTGCCTACATGGCTCTGGTGATGATTGCTTGCGGAGACATCACCAACCACATTGTTTATGGCCTGCTGGTTATTGTAGCATCTGTGGGTGTTGATCtagtttttgtcattttgtcataTATACTAATCCTCCATGCTGTCTTTCATATTCCATCTTGGCAAGCCCGGAGCAAAGCTCTCAGCACATGTGGTTCTCATCTTTGTGTCATTGGTCTGTTTTACTCACCAGTTGTCTTTTCTGTCTTATCTCAGATTTTAGGGTACCATATGGCTCCCTATTTACAGATTATAATAGACAATTTGTATTTCCTGGTGCCTCCCATGGTCAACCCCTTAATATATGCAGCACGAACCAAACAGATGCGGGAGTGGGTGTTTCAGGTTCTCAGCTGTCACAGAGATTGA
- the LOC100768372 gene encoding olfactory receptor 52A1-like — protein sequence MMSSVKPNNMSYLNPRTVILIGIPGLEHVQFWIGFPFFVVCFVALLGNIILLIIIPAERSLHQPMYIFLAVLAATDIGLCAAIAPKMLAIFWFRAYSMAFDACLAQLFFIHSLQGMESGILLAMAFDRYIAICDPLRHTSILTPSILGRMIVVVVVRAIVLVGLLPTLIKRLHLFHSIQIAHSYCEHMAVVKLAADDVRVNKICGLFVGFSILGFDMIFILISYALIFQAVFHLQQKEARIKAFNTCTAHIFVFLEFYILAFFSFFSHRFGHVVPSTHILLSTIYLLLPPALNPIVYGVKNMVIRKRVAQIFLLNCGCQK from the coding sequence ATGATGAGCTCAGTGAAACCCAACAACATGTCATATCTGAACCCTAGAACCGTAATTTTGATTGGAATCCCTGGGCTAGAACATGTGCAGTTTTGGATTGGTTTTCCATTCTTTGTAGTGTGTTTTGTGGCTCTTTTAGGGAATATCATTTTATTGATCATCATTCCAGCTGAGCGTAGCTTGCACCAGCCCATGTATATCTTCCTAGCTGTGCTTGCAGCTACAGACATAGGACTCTGTGCAGCAATTGCCCCCAAAATGTTGGCCATCTTTTGGTTCAGAGCATACTCCATGGCCTTTGATGCTTGCTTAGCCCAGCTGTTTTTCATCCATAGTTTGCAGGGCATGGAATCCGGTATTCTATTGGCAATGGCTTTTGATCGATACATTGCCATCTGTGATCCTTTGAGGCATACATCTATCCTTACACCTTCAATTCTGGGTCGTATGATAGTGGTGGTTGTAGTTCGAGCAATAGTGCTAGTAGGTCTGTTACCGACTCTAATAAAAAGACTGCATCTTTTTCATTCCATTCAAATCGCCCATTCTTATTGTGAACATATGGCTGTGGTGAAGCTTGCAGCAGATGATGTGCGAGTCAATAAAATATGTGGTCTTTTTGTGGGGTTTAGCATTCTGGGGTTTGACATGATTTTTATCCTCATATCTTATGCACTGATTTTCCAGGCTGTTTTTCATCTTCAACAGAAGGAGGCACGGATCAAAGCCTTTAACACCTGTACCgctcatatttttgttttcctagagTTTTATATTCttgcctttttctcctttttcagcCACCGGtttggtcatgttgttccttctacTCACATTCTTCTGTCTACCATCTATCTCCTTCTGCCACCTGCTCTAAACCCTATTGTCTATGGTGTAAAAAATATGGTCATTCGTAAGAGGGTGGCACAGATCTTTCTTCTAAATTGTGGATGTCAGAAGTGA
- the LOC100763143 gene encoding olfactory receptor 52A1, with translation MGYGNLSYLKPRTVILIGIPGLEHVQFWIGFPFFVVCLVALLGNLFLLIIIPTERTLHQPMYIFLAVLAATDLGLCFAIAPKMLAIFWFSSCSMTFDACLTQLFFIHSLQGMESGILLAMAFDRYVAICDPLRHTSILTPLFLLRVVLMVAVRATVLVGILPVLLKRLQWFHSVVIVHSYCEHMAVVKLAAEDVHINKSYGLFVAFAILGFDMIFVFISYILIFRAVFHLPQKEARTKAVNTCTAHIVVFLEFYILAFFSFFSHRFGHVSPYVHILLSTIYLLLPPALNPIVYGVKTKEIRKRVVQIFVLKSNTQ, from the coding sequence ATGGGATACGGCAACTTGTCATATCTGAAGCCAAGGACAGTGATTCTGATTGGCATCCCCGGACTGGAGCATGTTCAGTTTTGGATTGGATTTCCCTTCTTTGTTGTATGCCTTGTGGCTTTGCTGGGGAATCTCTTCTTGCTAATCATCATCCCCACAGAACGCACTCTGCACCAACCCATGTATATTTTTCTGGCAGTACTGGCAGCTACTGACCTTGGTCTCTGCTTTGCCATTGCTCCTAAGATGTTGGCCATTTTCTGGTTTAGTTCATGCTCAATGACTTTTGATGCTTGTCTCACCCAGCTCTTTTTCATCCATTCCTTGCAAGGAATGGAATCTGGCATCCTGCTGGCTATGGCCTTTGACAGATATGTTGCCATCTGTGATCCTCTGAGACACACATCCATCCTTACACCTTTATTTCTACTTCGAGTGGTTCTGATGGTTGCAGTTCGAGCAACTGTACTGGTTGGGATTTTACCTGTTCTCCTTAAGCGACTGCAATGGTTCCACTCTGTTGTAATTGTCCATTCTTACTGTGAGCATATGGCTGTAGTCAAGCTGGCAGCAGAAGATGTCCATATTAATAAATCATATGGGCTTTTTGTGGCTTTTGCAATTCTAGGTTTTGACATGATATTTGTTTTCATCTCCTATATTTTGATTTTCCGAGCTGTTTTTCATCTTCCTCAGAAAGAGGCACGAACCAAAGCAGTCAACACATGTACAGCTCATATTGTTGTCTTCCTGGAATTTTATATCcttgcctttttttcctttttcagtcaCCGTTTTGGTCATGTATCCCCGTATGTCCACATATTATTGTCTACCATCTATCTGCTTCTGCCCCCTGCCCTTAACCCCATTGTCTATGGTGTGAAGACCAAGGAGATCCGCAAACGGGTTGTGCAAATTTTTGTTCTGAAATCTAATACTCAGTAG